A single genomic interval of Halobacillus halophilus DSM 2266 harbors:
- the rsgA gene encoding ribosome small subunit-dependent GTPase A, giving the protein MPVGKIIKALSGFYYVLYEGHIYQCRGRGNFRKKKVSPLVGDTVEFKAEKQDEGYILSIDKRKNEFVRPPIANVDQALIVTSAANPEFNALLLDRFLVLVEAKRIEPFVVISKMDQLDEGRANDMKVYQQMYESVGYPVILSAVNDAESMEQIRAHLAGRTTVIAGQSGVGKSSLLNTIDPRLSIDTDEISKSLGRGKHTTRHVELYEISGGLVADTPGFSSLEFGDLQLEQLPECFPEFVQVQDDCKFRGCLHNKEPKCAVKHGVEEGDISKQRYEHYLQFLEEIQNRKPRY; this is encoded by the coding sequence ATGCCGGTAGGGAAAATTATTAAAGCGTTGAGCGGTTTTTATTATGTTCTTTACGAAGGACATATTTATCAATGCAGAGGCCGTGGAAACTTCAGGAAAAAGAAAGTGAGTCCGCTCGTAGGAGATACCGTAGAATTTAAAGCCGAAAAACAGGATGAAGGGTATATATTATCCATTGACAAGCGAAAGAATGAGTTTGTCAGACCTCCAATTGCTAATGTAGATCAGGCATTAATTGTAACATCCGCCGCCAATCCAGAGTTCAACGCTTTGCTATTGGATCGCTTTCTTGTGCTAGTGGAAGCAAAACGGATTGAACCTTTCGTTGTGATTTCCAAGATGGATCAGTTAGATGAAGGAAGAGCAAATGATATGAAAGTCTATCAACAGATGTATGAGTCGGTTGGTTATCCCGTTATCCTTTCTGCCGTGAACGATGCTGAATCCATGGAACAGATCAGGGCGCACCTGGCTGGCCGCACTACTGTCATTGCCGGTCAGTCAGGCGTCGGGAAATCATCTCTTTTGAATACGATTGATCCAAGGCTTTCAATTGACACAGACGAAATTTCTAAAAGCCTGGGACGCGGGAAGCATACCACGAGACATGTGGAATTATATGAAATATCTGGTGGTCTTGTAGCTGATACACCCGGATTTAGTTCACTGGAATTCGGTGATTTGCAACTGGAACAATTACCTGAATGTTTTCCGGAGTTTGTCCAAGTACAGGATGACTGCAAGTTTCGTGGGTGTCTGCACAATAAAGAGCCGAAATGTGCCGTAAAACACGGGGTAGAAGAAGGGGATATTTCCAAGCAGCGTTACGAACATTATTTGCAATTTCTAGAAGAAATCCAAAATAGAAAGCCGAGGTATTAA
- a CDS encoding Asp23/Gls24 family envelope stress response protein yields MSVDLTNQYGHITISNDVISTIAGGAAVECYGIVGMASKNQIRDGLSEMLRKENFSRGVVVRQIDERLHIDMFIIVSYGTKISEVAHNVQSQVKYTLNKTVGLSVDSVNIYIQGVRVTSE; encoded by the coding sequence ATGTCTGTTGATCTCACTAATCAGTATGGTCATATTACGATCAGCAATGATGTCATTTCTACAATTGCAGGAGGGGCAGCCGTGGAATGCTACGGAATTGTAGGCATGGCGTCCAAGAATCAAATCCGAGACGGATTATCGGAAATGCTTCGCAAAGAAAACTTTTCCAGAGGCGTAGTGGTTAGACAAATCGATGAGCGCCTTCATATAGATATGTTTATCATTGTAAGCTATGGCACGAAGATTTCCGAAGTTGCTCATAACGTTCAATCACAAGTAAAATATACATTAAATAAAACGGTAGGCTTATCCGTGGACTCTGTGAATATCTACATTCAAGGTGTTCGCGTGACAAGTGAATAG
- the spoVM gene encoding stage V sporulation protein SpoVM: protein MRFYTIKLPRFLGGLVRAVITTFKKD, encoded by the coding sequence TTGAGATTTTATACGATCAAACTCCCAAGGTTTCTCGGGGGCCTGGTACGCGCAGTCATAACTACTTTTAAAAAAGATTAA
- a CDS encoding thiamine diphosphokinase: MAKSIAIVGGGPKAYIPDLKSFDHEERIWIGADQGAEVLLEHDICPDVSIGDFDSVDQASLEKIKERSIQFSPYPNEKDETDLELAINQALNWNPEHILLFGVTGGRIDHSMANLQLLYPLLKKGVRCTIRDHQNQVELAAEGEHTLKADHEFPYVSFLPMTLEVTGLTLQGFYYPLQNAHLPYGSTLCVSNCLIHNTGTFSFRSGILLVIRSKDLTNRG, encoded by the coding sequence TTGGCGAAATCTATAGCGATTGTAGGAGGCGGACCAAAAGCTTATATTCCTGACTTGAAATCATTTGACCATGAAGAGCGTATTTGGATTGGAGCTGATCAGGGAGCCGAAGTTCTTCTTGAACATGATATATGTCCGGACGTATCCATTGGAGATTTTGACTCTGTGGATCAGGCCTCTTTGGAAAAAATTAAAGAGAGATCCATCCAGTTTAGTCCATACCCGAATGAAAAAGATGAAACGGATCTTGAACTGGCCATCAATCAGGCACTTAATTGGAACCCGGAGCATATTCTATTATTCGGGGTGACGGGTGGAAGAATCGATCACTCAATGGCCAATTTGCAACTTCTTTATCCTTTATTAAAGAAAGGAGTACGCTGTACAATAAGGGACCATCAGAATCAAGTGGAATTAGCAGCTGAAGGTGAGCATACGCTTAAAGCGGATCATGAATTTCCTTATGTATCCTTTTTACCGATGACCCTTGAAGTAACTGGTCTCACCCTTCAAGGTTTTTATTATCCTCTGCAAAATGCCCATTTACCTTATGGTTCAACCCTATGTGTCTCTAATTGTCTGATTCATAATACAGGTACTTTTTCATTTCGTTCAGGCATACTATTAGTAATAAGAAGTAAAGACTTGACTAATAGAGGCTGA
- a CDS encoding Stp1/IreP family PP2C-type Ser/Thr phosphatase, with amino-acid sequence MNGFYLTDQGRVRNHNEDAGGVFKNDSGQILAVVADGMGGHRAGDVASQKAASHLHSKWQEAEKLHTPDESQSWLKFAIQSVNNEIISYANQNEDCHGMGTTVVAAICTEDFITIAHIGDSRCYYANAYGFKQLTEDHSLVNELVRSGQITEEQAEHHPRKNVLLKALGTEYDIKVDTKTLEFEPGDRLLLCTDGLTNKVSDEELSKLASFEGEWAEFCQELVDLANDRGGEDNITIAVVHYDSTDEKRGAD; translated from the coding sequence ATGAATGGCTTTTATCTTACAGATCAAGGCAGGGTAAGAAATCATAATGAAGATGCCGGCGGCGTATTTAAGAATGACTCCGGTCAAATCTTAGCGGTAGTTGCCGACGGAATGGGAGGACACCGTGCAGGAGATGTAGCAAGTCAGAAAGCAGCTTCTCATCTACATAGCAAATGGCAGGAAGCAGAGAAGCTTCATACGCCTGACGAATCTCAATCATGGCTAAAGTTTGCCATCCAGTCAGTAAATAACGAAATTATATCTTATGCTAATCAGAATGAGGACTGTCATGGTATGGGAACGACTGTAGTCGCGGCCATTTGTACAGAAGACTTTATAACGATTGCCCATATTGGAGACAGTCGCTGCTACTATGCTAATGCGTATGGATTTAAACAGCTCACGGAAGATCATTCTCTCGTTAATGAACTTGTCCGATCTGGACAAATCACGGAGGAACAGGCTGAACACCACCCACGTAAAAACGTACTTCTTAAAGCACTGGGGACGGAGTATGACATTAAAGTGGATACAAAAACACTTGAATTTGAGCCTGGAGACAGACTGCTCCTTTGCACCGATGGACTCACGAACAAAGTAAGTGATGAAGAACTGTCTAAGCTCGCTTCTTTTGAAGGAGAATGGGCGGAGTTCTGTCAGGAGCTTGTGGATCTTGCTAATGATCGCGGGGGAGAAGACAACATTACGATTGCCGTTGTGCATTATGACAGCACAGATGAGAAAAGAGGTGCGGATTAA
- the pknB gene encoding Stk1 family PASTA domain-containing Ser/Thr kinase, whose translation MLNDRLLNDRYQIQDMIGGGGMANVYLAHDVILDREVAIKILRLEHENDEEFIARFHREAQSATSLAHSNIVNIYDVGEEEDIYYMVMEYVDGMTLKQYIQKHSPIDVAEAVDIMRQITSAISHAHDNEIIHRDIKPQNILIDHYGHVKVTDFGIAMALSATSLTQTNSVLGSVHYLSPEQARGGMATKKSDVYSLGIVFFELLTGRLPFSGESPVSIALKHLQHETPSLRRWINNLPQSVENIVLKATAKDPFHRYESVVEMEEDLETSLEPDRVNEPAFETPAEEEDEKTKAIPVITDDTYGAQEEENTIVHSQTSPTSPIRERKPSKDEAAQSSLHKEKKKKGVRFWLIPILILLLSGVAALFLIPGIIQPANVEMVDVSGMEYEEAYSQLREMNLEVKRETEYSDEVSEGMVIHTKPEPGKIIKEESEVVVYASLGKERAEFKDYTGQDYEKVEQELKDKGYETIIPFKESSQQPEGEITAQLSPQVGEEVIPDETRVIFRVSNGPPRVNLGVLEGMTEEEATKYLNERNLKVDVTENYSDQVTQGEVISQNPEAATQVKEGSTVSITISLGPKEEPPRTETIQIEVPFAPETEQESTEDSGAGSEPSEGTQATEQKVLIYIEDMDHKLSDVFKEETITEDTVFEIPLTIQPGTEASYKVQRGDEVIEEGSVPY comes from the coding sequence ATGCTTAACGACCGTCTCCTTAATGACCGTTACCAAATTCAGGATATGATAGGCGGCGGTGGAATGGCCAACGTCTATTTGGCTCACGATGTCATTTTAGACAGGGAAGTTGCGATTAAGATTCTTCGTTTAGAGCATGAAAACGATGAGGAATTTATTGCGCGATTTCATAGAGAGGCTCAGTCTGCTACCAGTTTAGCTCATTCGAATATAGTCAATATCTATGATGTAGGAGAAGAAGAAGATATTTACTATATGGTCATGGAATACGTAGACGGCATGACGCTTAAGCAGTATATCCAAAAGCATAGTCCGATCGACGTCGCGGAAGCAGTCGATATCATGAGACAAATTACATCAGCCATTTCCCATGCCCATGATAATGAAATTATTCATCGCGATATAAAGCCTCAGAACATTTTGATTGATCATTACGGGCATGTAAAGGTAACCGATTTTGGGATTGCTATGGCTTTAAGCGCCACATCTCTGACCCAGACCAACTCAGTACTTGGATCGGTGCATTACCTATCACCTGAGCAGGCTCGCGGGGGAATGGCCACAAAAAAATCAGACGTGTACTCGCTCGGCATTGTATTTTTTGAACTATTAACCGGCAGGCTTCCTTTTTCGGGGGAATCGCCGGTATCAATAGCTCTAAAGCACCTCCAGCATGAGACGCCTTCGCTTCGAAGGTGGATTAACAATCTGCCGCAAAGTGTGGAAAATATTGTATTGAAAGCAACGGCTAAAGATCCTTTTCACCGTTATGAATCAGTCGTGGAGATGGAGGAGGATTTAGAAACAAGTCTGGAGCCCGACCGTGTAAATGAGCCGGCGTTCGAAACACCTGCTGAAGAAGAAGATGAGAAAACAAAGGCTATCCCTGTCATTACGGATGACACATACGGAGCCCAGGAAGAAGAGAATACAATCGTTCATAGTCAGACCAGTCCAACCTCTCCCATTCGTGAGCGGAAGCCGTCTAAAGATGAGGCAGCACAGTCATCGCTCCACAAAGAGAAAAAGAAAAAAGGAGTGCGGTTCTGGCTGATTCCCATTTTAATCTTACTACTTAGCGGAGTCGCTGCCCTGTTTCTAATCCCGGGTATTATTCAGCCTGCCAACGTAGAAATGGTTGATGTATCAGGCATGGAGTATGAAGAAGCTTATAGCCAGCTAAGAGAGATGAATCTGGAAGTGAAGAGGGAAACTGAATATTCCGACGAGGTTTCTGAAGGGATGGTTATTCATACAAAACCAGAACCAGGTAAGATTATTAAGGAAGAATCTGAAGTGGTGGTATATGCAAGTCTGGGGAAAGAGAGAGCCGAGTTTAAGGATTATACGGGACAGGATTATGAAAAAGTGGAGCAGGAACTTAAAGATAAAGGTTATGAGACCATCATTCCATTTAAAGAAAGCAGTCAGCAGCCTGAAGGTGAGATTACAGCTCAACTTTCGCCTCAGGTAGGAGAAGAAGTTATTCCGGATGAAACGCGAGTGATTTTCCGGGTCAGTAATGGACCTCCGAGAGTTAATCTTGGCGTCTTAGAAGGAATGACTGAGGAAGAGGCAACGAAATATTTGAACGAACGAAACCTTAAAGTTGACGTAACTGAGAATTATTCTGATCAGGTGACGCAAGGTGAAGTGATTTCTCAGAATCCAGAAGCCGCAACCCAGGTTAAAGAAGGATCTACGGTTTCCATTACGATTTCATTAGGACCTAAAGAAGAACCTCCAAGGACAGAAACCATTCAGATAGAGGTTCCCTTTGCACCTGAAACAGAACAGGAATCAACAGAAGACTCCGGTGCAGGATCTGAACCGTCTGAAGGCACACAAGCGACTGAACAAAAAGTACTGATTTATATTGAAGATATGGACCATAAACTATCCGATGTATTTAAAGAGGAAACCATTACAGAGGATACCGTGTTTGAAATTCCATTAACCATTCAGCCAGGAACCGAAGCATCCTATAAAGTACAAAGAGGTGACGAGGTCATTGAAGAAGGAAGTGTTCCGTATTAA
- a CDS encoding DAK2 domain-containing protein has product MTLQNIDGKTLAEMILQGAHNLQKNSQMIDALNVFPVPDGDTGTNMNLSMTSGAEEVKNVDENHAGAISKAFAKGLLMGARGNSGVILSQIFRGFSKAIEEKEVLTTKDLAEAFEGGVTTAYKAVMKPVEGTILTVARESAEAAANLAEEEEEIISFIEGVVSAARESLKGTPELLPVLKEVGVVDSGGQGLLTIYEGFLANLRGEELPELDQTVSMDEMVSAEHHKLAQDFMNTEDIEFGYCTEFMVKFEEKKLEENPFDEEEFRQALSEMGDSLLVVSDEDLIKVHVHVEYPGEAMNLGQQFGSLINMKIENMREQHTSIVGDKKDVQKPKEKAEYGIVTVSMGDGIKRLFESLGASVVIQGGQTMNPSTQDISEAIKQAHAKQILILPNNKNIVMAAQQAADMAEEEVAVIATKTIPQGMSALLGFNPEADLDTNKDEMTSLMGEVKTGQITYAVRDTQIEGLSIEKGHFMGIADGKISATDKDKFTTAKSLLNQMIDEDEDEILTIISGEEVDEKEVAELEAYVEDTFEDLEVEIHKGGQPIYAYIFAVE; this is encoded by the coding sequence GTGACGTTACAAAATATAGACGGCAAAACATTAGCCGAAATGATCTTACAAGGAGCTCATAATTTACAAAAGAACTCCCAAATGATCGATGCGTTAAATGTATTTCCTGTCCCGGATGGCGACACAGGGACGAATATGAATTTATCTATGACTTCAGGAGCAGAAGAAGTAAAAAACGTGGATGAAAATCATGCCGGTGCAATTTCGAAAGCTTTCGCTAAGGGGCTTTTGATGGGAGCTCGCGGCAATTCAGGTGTCATTCTTTCTCAAATCTTTCGAGGCTTCTCCAAAGCTATCGAAGAGAAGGAAGTCTTAACAACCAAGGATTTAGCAGAGGCTTTTGAAGGAGGAGTAACCACGGCCTATAAAGCAGTAATGAAGCCTGTCGAAGGTACGATCCTTACTGTAGCGAGAGAATCAGCTGAAGCAGCTGCTAACCTGGCTGAAGAAGAAGAAGAGATTATTTCTTTTATTGAAGGTGTAGTAAGTGCAGCGCGTGAATCATTAAAAGGAACCCCGGAACTGCTCCCTGTATTGAAAGAAGTCGGTGTAGTTGATAGCGGCGGGCAAGGTCTTTTGACCATTTACGAAGGATTTCTTGCTAACTTAAGAGGAGAAGAACTCCCTGAATTAGATCAAACTGTATCAATGGATGAAATGGTTAGTGCAGAACACCATAAGCTGGCACAGGATTTCATGAATACGGAAGACATTGAATTCGGCTATTGCACAGAGTTCATGGTGAAATTCGAAGAAAAGAAGCTGGAAGAAAATCCATTTGATGAAGAAGAATTTCGTCAGGCATTAAGTGAAATGGGAGATTCGCTGCTCGTAGTCTCTGATGAAGACTTAATTAAAGTACACGTTCACGTGGAGTACCCCGGAGAAGCCATGAATCTCGGTCAGCAGTTCGGCAGCTTGATCAATATGAAGATCGAAAACATGCGCGAACAACATACCTCCATTGTCGGCGATAAAAAAGATGTTCAAAAGCCCAAAGAAAAAGCTGAATACGGGATAGTGACAGTTTCCATGGGTGATGGAATCAAGCGGTTGTTTGAAAGTCTTGGCGCAAGCGTTGTCATTCAGGGTGGACAGACGATGAATCCGAGCACCCAGGACATTTCTGAAGCCATCAAACAGGCGCACGCAAAGCAGATTCTTATTCTTCCAAATAACAAAAATATTGTTATGGCAGCCCAGCAGGCTGCAGATATGGCTGAAGAAGAAGTAGCTGTGATCGCTACAAAAACGATCCCTCAGGGTATGAGTGCTCTACTAGGGTTTAACCCGGAAGCGGATCTTGATACGAACAAAGATGAAATGACCAGTCTTATGGGAGAAGTAAAGACTGGCCAGATTACGTATGCCGTCAGAGACACCCAGATCGAAGGGCTATCGATTGAAAAAGGTCACTTTATGGGCATAGCCGATGGCAAAATATCTGCGACTGATAAAGACAAATTTACGACAGCGAAGTCACTTCTTAACCAAATGATTGATGAAGATGAAGATGAAATCCTCACCATCATCTCCGGTGAAGAAGTAGATGAAAAAGAGGTAGCTGAATTGGAAGCCTACGTGGAAGACACGTTCGAAGATCTTGAAGTAGAGATTCACAAAGGCGGACAACCGATTTACGCTTATATCTTTGCAGTGGAATAA
- the rpmB gene encoding 50S ribosomal protein L28, which translates to MARKSVISGKGTNTGNHRSHAMNANKRKFKANLQKVRILVDGKPKKVYVTARELKSGKLTRV; encoded by the coding sequence ATGGCACGTAAAAGTGTAATATCCGGTAAAGGAACAAACACTGGAAATCACCGTTCACACGCAATGAACGCTAATAAACGTAAGTTTAAAGCTAACCTGCAAAAAGTACGTATTCTTGTAGATGGCAAGCCGAAAAAAGTTTATGTAACAGCACGTGAATTGAAGTCAGGTAAACTTACCCGCGTATAA
- the rpe gene encoding ribulose-phosphate 3-epimerase translates to MTKIAPSILASDFSKLGEEIKDVEQGGADYIHVDVMDGHFVPNITIGPLIVDAIRPVTSLPLDVHLMIENPDQYIEAFAKAGADIITVHQEACPHLHRTLQLIKSFGVKAGVVINPATPAETIKPVLQDVDLVLLMTVNPGFGGQSFIESVVPKIQQVADWREEQSLSFEIEIDGGVKEETAPICIESGADVLVAGSAIFKEEDRGQAIEVIRHSVKAEK, encoded by the coding sequence ATGACAAAGATTGCTCCTTCCATTCTGGCTTCCGATTTTTCTAAATTGGGAGAAGAAATTAAAGATGTTGAACAAGGAGGTGCTGACTATATTCACGTGGACGTGATGGATGGTCATTTCGTACCTAATATTACGATTGGTCCTCTTATCGTAGATGCCATTCGTCCTGTGACCAGTCTGCCTCTTGATGTCCACTTAATGATTGAAAATCCTGATCAATATATTGAGGCTTTTGCAAAAGCTGGGGCGGATATTATTACGGTTCATCAGGAAGCCTGTCCACATTTACATCGGACCCTTCAGCTAATTAAGAGCTTTGGGGTTAAGGCCGGGGTCGTGATTAATCCAGCTACACCCGCTGAAACGATTAAGCCTGTGCTCCAGGACGTGGACCTCGTGCTCCTTATGACGGTAAATCCTGGCTTCGGCGGGCAATCGTTTATAGAATCTGTCGTTCCAAAAATTCAGCAGGTGGCTGATTGGCGTGAAGAGCAGTCGCTTTCCTTTGAGATAGAAATTGATGGCGGTGTAAAAGAGGAAACAGCCCCGATTTGCATTGAATCCGGTGCCGACGTACTTGTGGCCGGTAGTGCCATTTTTAAAGAAGAGGATCGCGGCCAAGCCATCGAAGTCATCCGTCATTCTGTAAAAGCTGAAAAATAA
- a CDS encoding STAS domain-containing protein yields the protein MSNGPQLIGELILQHKYSIAQEIHDERMAHVSMTIAQKADFQKIEPHVIDTRVNFIQIFGESLAKQLDSRTSSKKIKKWAEENGSYFFSLGADLDESLKDTSFYRDYLWKFIRDHSIRNQFSADTIFKIRAVIDPLLDTAVYHFGHSYVTSLQQSLESARTSYLALSVPVVPLGPSTGILPLLGAIDAERAHYLMQETLSQAEKLHLDHLVIDLSGVSTIDTMVANQLFRIIESLDLIGVETIITGIRPEISHTMVSLGLKPKHLKVKGNLQQALKEFNF from the coding sequence ATGTCAAATGGACCGCAACTAATCGGGGAATTAATTTTACAACATAAGTATTCGATTGCGCAGGAGATTCACGATGAACGAATGGCTCATGTTTCGATGACCATTGCGCAAAAGGCGGATTTTCAAAAGATTGAACCACATGTAATCGATACCCGAGTCAACTTTATCCAAATCTTTGGTGAGTCATTAGCTAAACAATTGGATTCTCGAACATCCTCCAAAAAAATAAAAAAATGGGCAGAAGAGAATGGAAGTTATTTTTTTTCATTAGGAGCAGACTTGGATGAATCCTTAAAAGATACGAGTTTCTACAGAGATTACTTATGGAAATTCATCCGCGATCACTCGATCAGAAATCAATTCTCAGCTGACACGATCTTTAAGATACGCGCTGTCATAGATCCTTTACTGGATACAGCTGTCTATCATTTCGGTCATTCCTATGTGACCTCTTTGCAGCAGTCGCTTGAGAGTGCCCGAACCTCTTATCTTGCTTTATCGGTCCCTGTAGTGCCGCTTGGTCCAAGTACAGGCATTTTACCTTTGCTTGGTGCAATAGATGCTGAAAGAGCTCATTATTTAATGCAAGAAACGCTGAGCCAGGCAGAGAAATTGCATTTAGATCACTTGGTAATAGACCTGTCCGGAGTCTCCACGATTGATACAATGGTTGCCAATCAACTGTTTAGAATTATCGAATCCCTGGATTTAATTGGCGTAGAGACGATTATAACCGGGATTCGACCAGAAATCTCGCATACGATGGTTTCATTAGGTTTGAAGCCAAAGCATCTTAAAGTCAAAGGCAATCTCCAGCAAGCATTGAAGGAATTCAATTTTTAA